In Kitasatospora gansuensis, a genomic segment contains:
- a CDS encoding UDP-N-acetylmuramoyl-tripeptide--D-alanyl-D-alanine ligase — MIALTLAEVAEAVGGTLHNADPATVVTGSVEHDSRKVAAGGLYVAIVGERVDGHDFAGQALAAGAVAVLATRQLDVPTVLVDDVQTALGQLARAVVRRSDAEVVALTGSAGKTSTKDLIAQLLARRGETVFPPGSMNNEIGHPMTALRVEPSTKHLVMEMGARHKGDIAYLAEITPPTVGVVLNIGTAHVGEFGSKAGIAEAKGELVEALTSDGIAILNADDPLVRAMASRTKARVLYFGESPGADVRATGVRLDDAGRPQFTLTTPAGSAPVRLRLYGEHHVSNALAAAAVAVALGMSVDDTAAALGEAEALSRWRMEVVERADGVTVVNDAYNANPESMRAALRALVSMGGRGPERRRTFAVLGEMRELGEDSLTEHDAIGRLAVRLDVTRLVAVGGRDAACMELGARNEGSWGEESVLVSDADAAVELLRGQLRPGDVVLVKASRSVGLERVAEALLADGAAK; from the coding sequence GTGATCGCACTGACCCTTGCCGAGGTGGCCGAGGCCGTCGGCGGCACCCTGCACAACGCCGACCCGGCGACCGTGGTCACCGGCTCGGTGGAGCACGACTCGCGGAAGGTGGCGGCGGGCGGCCTGTACGTGGCCATCGTCGGAGAGCGGGTGGACGGACACGACTTCGCCGGGCAGGCGCTGGCCGCCGGGGCGGTCGCCGTGCTGGCGACCCGTCAGCTGGACGTGCCCACCGTGCTGGTGGACGACGTGCAGACCGCGCTCGGGCAGCTGGCCCGGGCCGTGGTCCGGCGCTCCGACGCCGAGGTGGTGGCGCTCACCGGCTCGGCCGGCAAGACCAGCACCAAGGACCTGATCGCCCAACTGCTGGCCAGGCGTGGGGAGACGGTCTTCCCGCCCGGCTCGATGAACAACGAGATCGGCCACCCGATGACCGCGCTGCGGGTCGAGCCGAGCACGAAGCACCTGGTGATGGAGATGGGCGCCCGGCACAAGGGCGACATCGCGTACCTGGCCGAGATCACCCCGCCCACCGTCGGCGTGGTGCTCAACATCGGCACCGCGCACGTCGGCGAGTTCGGCTCCAAGGCCGGGATCGCCGAGGCCAAGGGCGAGTTGGTGGAGGCGCTGACCAGCGACGGGATCGCGATCCTGAACGCCGACGACCCGCTGGTGCGGGCGATGGCCTCGCGCACCAAGGCCCGGGTGCTGTACTTCGGCGAGAGCCCGGGCGCCGACGTCCGGGCCACCGGAGTTCGCCTGGACGACGCCGGACGGCCACAGTTCACACTCACCACCCCGGCCGGTTCCGCACCGGTACGGCTGCGCCTGTACGGTGAGCACCACGTTTCGAACGCCCTCGCCGCCGCCGCGGTGGCGGTGGCGCTCGGTATGTCCGTCGATGACACCGCCGCCGCGCTCGGCGAGGCGGAAGCGCTGTCCCGCTGGCGCATGGAGGTCGTCGAACGGGCCGACGGCGTCACCGTGGTCAACGACGCCTACAACGCGAACCCGGAGTCCATGCGGGCCGCGCTGCGGGCGCTGGTGTCGATGGGGGGCCGGGGCCCGGAGCGCCGTCGCACCTTCGCGGTGCTCGGTGAGATGCGGGAGCTCGGCGAGGACAGCCTCACCGAGCACGACGCCATCGGGCGGCTCGCGGTCCGACTGGACGTCACCAGGCTGGTGGCGGTCGGCGGACGCGACGCGGCCTGTATGGAACTGGGCGCGAGGAACGAAGGTTCGTGGGGTGAGGAGTCGGTGCTGGTGTCCGACGCGGACGCGGCGGTCGAGCTGCTGCGGGGTCAGCTGCGGCCAGGGGACGTGGTGTTGGTGAAGGCGTCCCGTTCGGTTGGTCTGGAGCGCGTGGCCGAGGCCCTGCTGGCTGATGGAGCCGCGAAGTGA
- a CDS encoding UDP-N-acetylmuramoyl-L-alanyl-D-glutamate--2,6-diaminopimelate ligase, giving the protein MPKPDQISASPPRPTGVRPTPLAEVARLLGLPPVEGAPVSGVTHDSRAVRPGDVYVAFPGANHHGAKFAAQAVRQGAVAVLTDRDGAAQAVDCGAPLLVVASPRARMGELAAEVYGRPSAGLRMIGLTGTNGKTTTAYLVEGGLKGAGLTPGVIGTVEMRVGTDRIKSERTTPESTDLHAILAVMRERGAEAVVMEVSSHALSYGRVDGVVYDVALFNNLTPEHLDFHPDMEDYFRAKARLFQPDKARLGVVNLDDAYGRRLLAEAPIPMTGFSAKGDPAAQWRALDVQLGPLGSTFTVVGPDGQSAEASVPLPGPFNVANALGAITALVTAGVELEQAVAGLAAVPGVPGRLERVDAGQPYVAVVDYAHKPDALQAVLESLREVTKGRLHVVVGCGGDRDPYKRGPMGAIAARLADTAVLTSDNPRSEDALAILATMLTGATEVPEAERGEVLVVPDRAEAIADAVKHAHAGDTVLVAGKGHELGQYVRGEVRPFDDRQVLREAIEHRVGSRGVEQP; this is encoded by the coding sequence GTGCCGAAACCCGATCAAATCTCCGCGAGCCCGCCCCGGCCCACCGGCGTGCGCCCCACCCCGCTGGCCGAGGTGGCCCGTCTGCTCGGCTTGCCGCCGGTCGAGGGGGCGCCGGTCAGCGGCGTCACCCACGACTCCCGGGCGGTCCGGCCCGGCGACGTGTACGTCGCGTTCCCCGGGGCCAACCACCACGGCGCCAAGTTCGCCGCGCAGGCGGTGCGGCAGGGCGCGGTCGCGGTGCTGACCGACCGGGACGGCGCCGCCCAGGCCGTCGACTGCGGCGCGCCGCTGCTGGTGGTGGCGAGCCCGCGGGCCCGGATGGGCGAGCTGGCCGCCGAGGTCTACGGCCGCCCCAGCGCGGGCCTGCGGATGATCGGTCTGACCGGCACCAACGGGAAGACCACCACCGCGTACCTGGTCGAGGGCGGCCTCAAGGGCGCGGGCCTCACCCCCGGCGTGATCGGCACCGTGGAGATGCGGGTCGGCACCGACCGGATCAAGAGCGAGCGGACCACCCCCGAGTCCACCGATCTGCACGCGATCCTCGCGGTGATGCGCGAGCGCGGGGCCGAGGCCGTGGTGATGGAGGTCTCCAGCCACGCGCTCAGCTACGGCCGGGTGGACGGCGTGGTCTACGACGTCGCGCTGTTCAACAACCTGACGCCGGAGCACCTGGACTTCCACCCGGACATGGAGGACTACTTCCGGGCCAAGGCCAGGCTGTTCCAGCCGGACAAGGCCAGGCTCGGGGTGGTCAACCTGGACGACGCGTACGGCCGCCGGCTGCTCGCCGAGGCGCCGATCCCGATGACCGGCTTCTCCGCCAAGGGCGACCCGGCCGCGCAGTGGCGGGCGCTGGACGTGCAGCTCGGGCCGCTCGGCTCGACCTTCACCGTGGTCGGACCTGACGGGCAGTCGGCCGAGGCGAGCGTGCCGCTGCCGGGTCCGTTCAACGTGGCCAACGCGCTCGGCGCGATCACCGCGCTGGTCACCGCCGGGGTCGAGCTGGAGCAGGCGGTGGCCGGGCTGGCCGCCGTCCCCGGCGTGCCGGGCCGGCTGGAGCGGGTGGACGCCGGGCAGCCGTACGTGGCCGTGGTCGACTACGCGCACAAGCCGGACGCCCTGCAGGCCGTCCTGGAGTCGCTGCGCGAGGTCACCAAGGGCCGGCTGCACGTGGTGGTCGGCTGCGGCGGTGACCGGGACCCGTACAAGCGCGGACCGATGGGCGCGATCGCCGCCCGGCTGGCCGACACCGCGGTGCTGACCAGCGACAACCCGCGCTCCGAGGACGCCCTGGCGATCCTCGCCACCATGCTGACCGGCGCCACCGAGGTGCCGGAGGCCGAGCGCGGCGAGGTGCTGGTGGTGCCGGACCGGGCCGAGGCGATCGCCGACGCCGTGAAGCACGCGCACGCCGGGGACACCGTGCTGGTCGCGGGCAAGGGCCATGAGTTGGGCCAGTACGTCCGGGGTGAGGTCCGCCCCTTCGACGACCGGCAGGTACTGCGCGAGGCCATCGAGCACCGTGTTGGCAGTCGAGGAGTGGAGCAGCCGTGA
- the mraY gene encoding phospho-N-acetylmuramoyl-pentapeptide-transferase gives MKQILFSGMIGLVLSLLGTPALIRLLAKHGYGQMIRDDGPKAHASKRGTPTMGGIAFILATLIAYAATKVITGEKPTASGLLVLFLTTGLGLVGFLDDYIKVVKQRSLGLRAKAKLLGQSLVGLTFAILSLQFKDEAGRTPASTSLSFVQDFSWSIGPVLFVIWAYFMIAAMSNGVNLTDGLDGLATGASVMVFGAYVFIGVWQYGQTCAAMVTATSTCYDVRDPLDLAVVASALMGSCFGFLWWNTSPAKIFMGDTGSLALGGALAGLAICSQTELLLALLGGLFVIITLSVIIQVGSFRMTGKRVFKMAPLQHHFELKGWSEVLIVVRFWIIQGLCVAVGLGLFYAGWVTG, from the coding sequence GTGAAGCAGATTCTCTTCTCCGGGATGATCGGCCTGGTGCTATCGCTGCTCGGCACCCCGGCGCTGATCCGGCTGCTGGCCAAGCACGGCTACGGCCAGATGATCCGCGACGACGGCCCGAAGGCGCACGCCAGCAAGCGCGGTACGCCCACCATGGGTGGCATCGCCTTCATCCTGGCCACCCTGATCGCCTACGCCGCGACCAAGGTGATAACGGGCGAGAAGCCCACCGCCTCGGGTCTGTTGGTGCTCTTCCTGACCACCGGCCTGGGCCTGGTCGGCTTCCTGGACGACTACATCAAGGTGGTCAAGCAGCGCTCCCTCGGCCTGCGGGCCAAGGCCAAGCTGCTCGGCCAGTCGCTGGTCGGTCTGACCTTCGCGATCCTGTCGCTCCAGTTCAAGGACGAGGCCGGGCGCACCCCGGCCTCCACCAGCCTCTCCTTCGTCCAGGACTTCAGCTGGTCGATCGGGCCCGTGCTGTTCGTGATCTGGGCGTACTTCATGATCGCCGCGATGTCGAACGGCGTGAACCTCACCGACGGCCTGGACGGCCTGGCCACCGGCGCCTCGGTGATGGTCTTCGGCGCCTACGTCTTCATCGGCGTCTGGCAGTACGGCCAGACCTGCGCCGCGATGGTCACCGCCACCTCGACCTGTTACGACGTCAGGGACCCGCTGGACCTGGCGGTGGTCGCCTCGGCGCTGATGGGCTCCTGCTTCGGCTTCCTGTGGTGGAACACCTCGCCCGCCAAGATCTTCATGGGCGACACCGGCTCGCTCGCGCTGGGCGGCGCGCTGGCCGGTCTGGCGATCTGCTCGCAGACCGAGCTGCTGCTCGCGCTGCTCGGCGGCCTCTTCGTGATCATCACGCTGTCGGTGATCATCCAGGTCGGTTCGTTCCGGATGACCGGCAAGCGGGTCTTCAAGATGGCGCCGCTCCAGCACCACTTCGAGCTCAAGGGCTGGAGCGAAGTGCTGATCGTGGTCCGGTTCTGGATCATCCAGGGCCTGTGCGTCGCGGTCGGCCTCGGCCTGTTCTACGCGGGCTGGGTGACCGGATGA